The genomic stretch CATTCTAGAACATTGGAACAAAACACCTCAAGACACAGAATCATTTGCTGCATGACAAGCCACAAAAGAAATAGTAAACTATCTTTATTGATATGTTCAATTTCTGCTAtttacaggttttatactgcacAACAAAATTGTTTCACATAATAACAATGTAAAGAAAAAGAACActgttcacacatacagtaggctacatctgTGTCTGCTTCAACAAACACAAGCCAAGGTTAATTTCAAATCAGAACATTAGTTTTGCCAACAGATCATTTGTATATGAGCATGGATAACCTCCTGCAGTCTTATACAGTAGGAATAGTTTGTTGTGATGTTTTGTACCAAATTATAGTAGACGCTATCAGGGTTGATATTGAAGTTTGGAGAATATTTAGAGAATATTAAGAAGTTCTGAACATGTCAATAGGTTACAAATTGAGCCATCCACACACCCAATAATGAGTTTGTGTTATATATCAAATAGTCATGAACGTATAGTAGTAGCACATTTTCAATTGGAAATCTGAAAGATCATTTTTGGTCAGCCACTAGAGGGTAGCACTATAAAGAGAGTGACGCCCTGATCCGCCAAAGacagtctccctctctcatgtACTGATGTACCAAaggcagtacagtagcctatcgaTAGGCAGAAACGGCTTCTCCAAGACATCCCCGATAAcgcttgtaggcgatgtcatggcgacgttggctagctaaactCCGGCGTAGAAACACGTCATCCGGGTCTAACGGTCGTCTCGCGCAGAAATGCGCATGTGCAACCTGTCAAATTAAAGGCACTCCTTCGATATGCAGTAAAAATAAAAACGTGCCAGTTTGTCACTTTTACGAGGTTGGAGTAATAGCATGTTCAACTACTTATgacattggctcgaatctaggttgtgcctttagagtGTTTAAATGAACATCTAAGGAATAATTTTTCACTTATCTCAttattgacttctcaaaccccaaaccTTGGTCTGCTTGGTCTGTTTCGAAAGTGTTTACCGAAGTCTCGCGATGTTGCggctctgggtttagaaactttGTGGATGGTTCAGAAAATCAATGAAAACTTCACTAGTAAGTCATTGAAATCGATGAAGTTTCCACTGAATTTTCCCATGTAATACTAATAGCCAAGATTGATGAAGGCAAAATTTGTTTGAAAAGTTACATTACAGATACAGTATGGAAAAGCAAAGCGAataaagtgtgtttgtgtgactatAATAATAATCCAGAGTGATTCTCTGATAAACCATTAATAGCTGTATACattgtattttttacattttttttttttttttttagcttttcTTCATGATATGTTGATATCGCTATCAATGAGAAATATACAAGACTGAATCTATAATGCTCCAGTGTGGATTTTCATGAGAGGTTGTGTTCAGAACAGAAGTTTAATCATCACCGTGGTGACGGATTTGAATatttaggggagggtctggggtTTGCTAGGTTATGGCAGGGATACGGTTGCTTTGGGCATGGCTACACCTCGTTCTGTTGGGTGATGTCAGTGGAGTAGCTGTTGTAGGACTTGCTGGCTCGGGTGCTCATGCCCAGGTACTGCTTCAGGAACTCACTGAAGCGTTTCTGGTTGTTCCACTTGCGGGCAGATTTCCGGACGCCTATGAACCCGCCGTAGCGCTTCTGCAAGGGCCTTCCAGGGCCCATCAATTTCCTGTAGCCGTGCCTTCCCTTCAGGAACCCCCCAAAGCGCTTTGACAAACTTATCCCTGCCGGTCCGTCCTGCTCTTTCTCTGTCGcgctatcctcctcttcctcgtccatTTCCTCCATTTCCCGGGGCAGCTGGGAGTTGTAGGCAGCATCGGCGAGGGTTAGCTGTCTCTCACTGCCCAGCTCGTCTGTCCCCAGAGCACGGGCCACGTGGTCAAACCTCTGCAGGGCTGCTGGGTACATCAGCCCCTCATCCCCctgttcctcttcttcctctggcAGCATGGCCTCCACCTCCTCCTGGGCCCGTTTCAGCATGTCAGCGCCCCCTATGGACAGGAATGGTAACTGTGGCGGTGCCAAGACCTTGCGACACAGGTCCCAAATGAAGGCAGGGGAGACGTTACTGTCACACTCCACCAGACatacctgagaggagagagggaggaaaacagAGCACATGATcgttagatagagagagagagagagagcaagagagagaaagaaagaaagaaagaaagaaagaaagaaagaaagaaagaaagaaagaaagaaagaaaaagaaagaaagaaagaaagaaagaaggaaaggacAAACCAAAGTTATGATTTGTTAGTTATTGGTTCATTCCCCAGTCACCACTTTGTCCAGGGGCTGTACAgagcagaggaggctgctgaggggaggatggcttattataatggctggaatggagttaaTGGAATTGTACcaaacacatgaaaaccacaTGCTAGATGTGTTCGATACCACTACATTTTTTtcagttccagccattactataagcccgtcctccccaaataAGGTGGCACCAGTATACTTTCTGTCAAATGCTGACGTGAAAATGGCTTTATGCATTTCATTGAGATAGACGATGATACACCGTCAGACACTGGGATTCCCATTGTGAGGGTGGCAGGCTAGAGCCGAAAGATTGCTGGTTCGAGAACCCgagccgatgtgcccttgagcaaggcactttacccTAATTTTCTCCAGGGgcgccgtactactatggctgaccctgtaaaacaacacatttcaacccacctatctggtgtatgtgataaaacatacagtatatgtattttttaaagaaTGATAGCAAAATGTTTATGATGCCCATGAAGACATCGTACTGTTCTTCTCTCGCCCGAACATAGTCCTTTCTTTGTCTTACAAATACCTCACCTTGAATTAGTATGGCGTCCATGCTATCTAAATGGTCTTTGTGTGAATATATATCTAGAATCAGTCAGTGGGTTTGGGGTTTCTCTGAACGCATCACAGTctagtctcacagtctctcagtggAGATTCTCCACATCAGAGCTGAACCTGCtatcaacacatacacacacaaatattatCCTTATCTCAGGGTGCCGAGTCATACCAAAGAATATAAAACATGGGACCCTATGTACAAAGAAGTGAGGGAGATGATAGATCTggggtaaggccctgcgatagacaTGCGTCCTGTCCAtagggtgtacttgtacatcaagctgcctcacgctacagaaacaggagataagctcctgctcctatgagccgTTCCGGCTTGTACGTAGCAGAATACACTGAAGCAACTAGACAAAGAGGGGGGTTGGTGGTGCGCTAAACCTCCAgcagtgagatggagagaatggagagggcaGAACACTCACTTCTATCCTCAGGAATCAATTAGCCAGCGCAAATGAAAAGCCAGATGCCGGGAGGCTGGGAGGGCATAATGCTAAGAGTCAGATATCGTCAACAATATAGGAGATAGATTGTGGGGAGAATGACTGTGGTGAGGGAAGGGTCGTTTTAGAGAAGGATGAGGGCAGAGCGTGATGGATGCAGGGGTGCGGGGAGTGAGGGAGATGGTAGGTGCGTCTGTGTGCGCATGCATGCGTGTTTCTCTATGGGGGGGTCCCAATCTCTCTTCGTCTTTGACGACGGCGAGCGCTCTATTTGTGACATCATCAATCTCTCCAGGCGGTGGCAGTGGGCCAACCAGCTGCTGTTTATTGTGTGTGCATAATTAGCCTACGCTCTAAGTTAACTGAATCACCAAAGCTGTTTAAAGCCAAAGGAGCATCTCCTGAGTGAATTAGCTCTATCACCCCACAGACAATCAACCTATTAAAGGGGCAGTGCTTTTCCTGTTTttttatatttccacactatgaggttggaaatAACACTCAGAAGTTGTGAAAATGATATTTCCTTTTCAGTGTAAGAGTTTATTAAAAAATTTGAAAAAACACGTGGATtttcagcctgttcaggtggAATGGAGTTTTTGGCCCACAAGCATGACATCGCAATCTGATGTGATTATTCTGACCAATGACCATTTGTATCTTATTACTTTGAAGGGTTAAACAGGTAGGCTCTAGAGTCTAGACGATCCTATCCGCCAATCATGGTTGTGTATGTAaatattttacatttgtatcaacaCTCCCACACGATCAGACTGAGCATTTTAAGAGCACaaggaggctcagggaaataaatGATCACAGATATATTTTGAGTTATTTTtatgaaataaacacacacagtaattTATTATACATAAATTGATGatttaaaaatacaatttaaaacacTGTTAGATTCAGTCAGTCCACTGGTAACACAGTCAGAGTTCCTTGAGATAGTACCCCTTTCCTGCAGTCGAGTGACCAAAAGCGCCCTCTAGaggcctcatgggtggaacgtTAGTATTTgtaataatttcataattaataaacattatatatagtgtatgtaaaaatattttaaaaatccgGTGTTCCTATGTTAAACAATTTTGTTATATTTTAGTCttatgtgatgtatataaagtgtgaTATTGAAATGCAAACTCAGAATTGAATACaattcaactctatatctgacatagtACAGGTGTCATAACCAGATCTAGATTATGACAGCGAGATGGACAACAGGGGATTTAATCTGTGTTGAAGTTGATCTCTTGGGGCATTATGTGACTGAGGCAGGGTTAGACATAGACAGATAAGAGGAATAGAGAcatatactgaaccaaaatataaacgcaacatacaacaatttcaaatattttactcagttacagttcatatgaggaaatcagtcaatttaaatcaattcaataggccctaatctatggatttctcatgactggaaatacagatacgcatatgttggtcacagataccttaaaggaaatgggcctcacaatgggcctcaggatctcgtcatggtatctctctGTGCCTTCAatattgccatcgataaaatgcaattgtgttcgttgtccgtagcttatgcctgcccataccataaccccaccatggggcactctgttcacaatgttgacgttagcaaaccgctcgcccacactacgccacacacgtggtctgcggttgtgaggccggttggatgtactaccaaattctctaaaatgacgttggaggcagcttatgctagagaaattaacattcaaatctctggcaacagctctggtggacatttctgcagtcagcatgccaaaactgcacattttagagtggccttttattgtcccccgcacaaggtgcacctgtgtaatgatcatgccgtttaatcagattcttgatatgccacacctgtcaggtggattaattATTTTGGCAAAAGGAGAAATGAATGCTCagtaacagagatgtaaacaaatgtgtgcacatcagagaaataagctttttgtgcgtatggaacatttctgggatattttatttcagctcatgaaacatgggaccaacactttacatgttgcatttgtatttttgttcagtgtataagaACAGAGTGATAGACGGATGGAGGATAGGTGTTGTTGGTGGCTTAAGAGACCCTCACCAGTGTGTTAAAGTTGATCTCCTGGGGTAGGATGTGGCTACAGGCCAGGCAGTCCTCCTGGCAGTCACTACAGTGTCccggaacacagagacacagcagcaacagggcccataggggggtCTTCATTGTCCTCAGTATCGATAGGACAACCTGGGACAGGACAcaggagagaggtcagaggtcaattCACGGTCTTCTGCACAGTCATCATTCACAGTGAACAGCCAGActgaaagagggggagggaaggaaggagtgagagagagaattggggggagagagaaatacaaggacacagacagacatggccGACCGACCGACAGACAAAGATAAGTGATAAACACTAAAGCTTTTGTTTATCTGGGAGTTGTATCAACCTTGGCAGTGAACCAGTCCGCTGTTTTGTGACAACAACGACGTAAGACACACAACAGCTGTTTGTGCATCATTAACCAAACTCATCATCGCCTTAATTGAACCCTGAATTAGCGCTTATGGCATGATGGGAGGGAGCACAATGGCCAAAAGAAACGGGGTGATTTCAGAAGCATTGAAGCATTTCGGAAGCATTGATGCATTTCGGAGTCTTTGTTTTACTGGATTAGTCATCAGGAAGAGAttggagatatatggagagaggaATCCGAAGCTGTGTTGCACTTGTAACAAACAGAGAACAAGGAATATGCCCATGcactgatgcacacacacacacacacacacacacacacacacacacacacacacacacacacacacacacacacacacacacacacacacacacacacgcaagcatgaTATCACTGACCACACCATGTATATGTCAATGACGCACACACAAATGCCCAAAAACTGCAATTAATAGATGTGTAACTATTATAGAATTAAAATAATTAGAGATTAAACTTGAATTTGAATTGTACTGAACTATTTTATTAACTTGCAGTAACGATGATTCAATGTTATCATTCATATCCTGAGAGCAGCTTACCTACACTCTTTAAAAACTGCTTTAGCATAGATAAACGGTAGTTGGAAAAGGATGAGTGCGATTGTAGAACATCATGTGTGAATGAACACAGAAAGGGAAAAGCAGTTATCTTGAAAGTAGTTTCTCTCCTTTCGAGAACAGTTCATACCCCTTTTTATGTTTTCAGTTTTTCAAGTACTTCATTGAGTTCAGTGCTTCCAATGCAAAATGCAGGTCCCAGTGCAGCATCTCAAACCGTTCCTATTTATTTTTCATAGAAACGAAATGGATACAACAAATGAAGTCTCTACTGTATGAGACATGGATATACACTGAGAACAGTACATACCCAGAAAGCGCTGACCATTCACCTGCGACCCCAAGGGGAACTAGTACTGCAAAGTATAAGAAAGTACAATGTGTTGTCCATTGCTGTTACTCTACGTCATTCCCTTGAGGGAAGTACAAGAGAGTGCCTGTATTTCATGAACAATCTGTAGTGTTTACTGGTTATTATTCCCCATTGCAGTGAACTTGGACACTTCCAATCGCCTCTCTCTATTGTAGAATCAGCACTTCTACTACAAACAGTAGAAACACATCTCTTTCACGTCCAAAACTGTGACATGTTGTTCTTCTCGGCCACCCTCCTCTAACTCAGTCAAGACACAAAAGCCACTTCACCACTCCTCATCAAATCGATATCCTCCTTGAGTGAGTTTCTACTTAATGGTGTCCCGTGGAACAGCTAAAGAAAGGCCGGCAGGTGGCGAGTGATTATAATGTAGGGGAGTGAATTACAAATACGATACGAGGGGATCGGGCAGGGCGGACAAAGGAGGGGTTGCAGATGGTGTGGTTTTAAAACCACCTTATTAAGTTACATAGATTTTTGCAGGAGATAGCTTGGTTCGTTCCTCATGGCTAGACATTGGAAGACCGGTTGAAGGGAAGGTAATGAGATTGAGGCTGAAGTATGATGTTCTCTGTGTATCCCAGGAGGTTCTATAGACTATCTACAGTAcatcagtccctccaggattccgCAAATTCTGCGATTGCAATTTGTTTAGCAAAATCAACCATTCATATTATGCGAGGGCTTGCAAATTTGGCCAGTCATGGCACAAAATAATCAAATCATTGCAACATTATCACATAAAACGGACCCATCACCGCAGTACAAAAAGAGGGCTCGCaatttcaaccaatcactgcAAATTTACTGTATAATATAGTTCAATCAAGCCACACTTAAATAAACACCCTCGTCAGCGCATTTTCACGACAAATTGGATAAAATAATTGCGTATTGCCATGCAAAATGTCAGAATCTCCGTAGCAAAATCAAGCATTTTTGCTCGCAAATGTCACAAAGAATCagcctggaggtctggagtgtcctactgttttttcttcttcttctacttggTAGgtaattgattaattgattgatatCACTGGTTGGCCAGAGAGTCTTCTcaactggtgtcccaggtctgaaatCAGTCCTTGATTATCTGGCTCGAAGGACCACGTTGAATTAGTGAAGTCACTCGAAAAATTCAAGAAATGCACTTAATTAAGAATGAAAATCAGCAGTGTTTCTAGCCTCAAAGCCTCCGGATTTGAGAAAAGGGGATATGGGATTGATATGAGTTAAGGAAAGCCCAAGCCTCAGAGGTAACACTGCACTTGAAATGTTCAGCAAGTGAAATGTTCAATATATTTCCTTAAACGTCCTCTGTGTTGGGTGCTTTTTCTTTAACCCTTGACATGTTCATTTTGACACCTGAAGGAGCATCAGGTTCTcacgtaggtattacagactcggtcagggagaggttgaaaatgtcagtgaagacacttgccagtgaTTAGTGATGATTAGCAAATGGTTTATAAGGACCTATATTAAACATCTCATGAATTATCCTTTGAATCATTAATACAGAATTTAAAAGTTGTTTATACACACGTGAATAACTAGCTTACTAACATTTACAATTGTGAGAGCAATAATGAATACATAGTGAGAACTGTTTGTTCATTACTTTCaaatggtttattactgaacGTTATTCTAACGTGCTCTTACCTACCCACAAATACTGTTTATTGTATGCAGGGGTCAGATACATCCATGATATGAAATACGGAGACCAACTCTATGAGGGTTCATGATCAGACCAAAGCAGCCATGCCAGTACCAGTGTAAATACCACTGGGTTTGAGCCACTGATATGATTGACAAATGAGCCTTGTGCTGAAAGCACCATTGGGTTCTCAAGCTCCATTGagcactcgtgtgtgtgtgtgtgtgtgtgtgtgtgtgtgtgtgtgtgtgtgtgtgtgtgtgtgtgtgtgtgtgtgtgtgtgtgtgtgtgtgtgtgtgtgtgtgtgtgtgtgtgtgtgtgtgtgtgtgtgtgtgtgtgtgtgtgtgtgtggtatggtggGACCAGGGAAACACACATCCAGTATGATTGACAATGTCCCTATCGACAGAAATGCATAATCAGGAAGAGAAATGGAGTAGAAAGAATAAATAAACGCATGAACAATTCTGTTTATGTGCATTATGACATCACAACAGGTTGTGAGTGTGGCACTGCAAATGAAAAGCATGGATAAAGAAAAATATTTAGAGAAATTTCAGCTACTGCACAAAAGCCCTCTACAGCTATTGTCAGAAAATTCTCTACAAGCACAGGAAAACTATGATAAGAGAAAACAAAGACATATTTGCAAATAAGTTGAACTTATCACTTTGCCTTGTAATAGGAGGGAGAGGCCTAGACAGACAAAATGCTGTAGGAGAATCAGCCATGGGTGAATAATCCGGATTTAACACTTTCCTTGAGATTAGTAAATTATTTTACATTTCCTGGCCTTGATGAGGACACTGCGGTAATGAGGAAAGTGTTGAGAGAAcaatggagagatacagagagatagtggACCAATGATGTGGCCGGAACACTAACTCATCCGGAACCATAGAATCAGAATGGGTTCAAATTCAAATACTTTGTCCAGAACCTTCTTCTGTGGAACGACGTGTCTAACATGATGAACATTCAAACTGGACTGAAATGGAATTAAATGTTGGATacagcagccagagagagagtgaaggatagATGAACTGTTTGCCAATATTGGCATAGATCATTCAACACTTTTGAGATAGGGGCATTTGGATGTCTTCTGACATACACTTCCATAGTCTAACACCATATGAGCCTCATACTTTACAGTTGAAACTCAAGCCAGCTTCAGTgttccacagagagagagggaaaggaaccCCAATCCCACACATTTATTTCTCACCCCATCCTATTCACCACATAAGTGGTGTGCGAGAAGGGCCGGCACTATCTCTCTCGTGTATTTCTATTTCATTTAACCAATTTtcaattcagtctgtaacacaaaatgtggaataagtcaaggggtatgaatactttctgaaggcactgcagctGAGTGAGAATAACAAAGTCAATATTGGCTCCCTAGAGATCAGGGCTCCTGGGCACGTGCCCTGCATGCTgactagactaactaccaatctaaaaattgttagctgatATGGATGATTGAAGGACTGTCATTGACTGACATAATAagaaaaaaactaaataaaaactgctgatgcacaaccaaatttcaaaattgcaccggGTTAACgtaacaattttttttttcatttttttggtCTGGGGCCCTAAGCGAACCGAACCTGTGTGTGAGGCAAAGAGAGGTAATGTAAGAGATCAGAGGTTAAAAAGGCTACGGCTGGCACTATCTAAGAGGTTTATACCATCCCTCAATTAGAAAAGGAATGTACCACAGGAGCagaatgcgcgcacacacacacacacacacacacacacacacacacacacacacacacacacacacacacacacacacacacacacacacacacacgattttgCCAGGCACAATACTG from Oncorhynchus clarkii lewisi isolate Uvic-CL-2024 chromosome 25, UVic_Ocla_1.0, whole genome shotgun sequence encodes the following:
- the LOC139383311 gene encoding prepronociceptin-like; translation: MKTPLWALLLLCLCVPGHCSDCQEDCLACSHILPQEINFNTLVCLVECDSNVSPAFIWDLCRKVLAPPQLPFLSIGGADMLKRAQEEVEAMLPEEEEEQGDEGLMYPAALQRFDHVARALGTDELGSERQLTLADAAYNSQLPREMEEMDEEEEDSATEKEQDGPAGISLSKRFGGFLKGRHGYRKLMGPGRPLQKRYGGFIGVRKSARKWNNQKRFSEFLKQYLGMSTRASKSYNSYSTDITQQNEV